In a single window of the Pseudodesulfovibrio profundus genome:
- a CDS encoding phosphatase PAP2 family protein, which translates to MPQAKSIAASMPSNAFALHANTVLHALLDCVRHHRFIIALFAVYALSCVAYTNYFGLQALSSFSLFGITGVYLLLLTMACFFIMYCVRMQVKDRPRKLLPHVYARLKTDFFSYERFFSAAIAIACFYFLLAVFSNFKRMIPLVVPFYLDTAFFELDRIIHFGIDPWRLLQPILGYPLVSFIINFLYNIWLFIIIMVFYWQAFATDNRQLRMQYISAFFLCWVLIGTAAATLLSSAGPCFYGQIVEGRDVYAPLMDYLYKANETFPIWALQMQETLFTNYETRHVSLVSGITAMPSMHVSIAVLMALLGWRVNRLAGWIFTIYCGFIMIGSIHLGWHYAVDGYVSLVMTIAIWHLCGWISRRMTSGRGCTSSHRPIHP; encoded by the coding sequence ATGCCTCAAGCAAAGTCAATAGCGGCTTCCATGCCATCGAACGCGTTTGCCCTGCATGCGAACACCGTGCTCCATGCGCTGCTCGATTGCGTCCGCCACCATCGCTTCATCATAGCGTTGTTCGCGGTCTATGCTTTGTCGTGTGTGGCTTACACCAATTATTTCGGCCTGCAAGCCCTCTCAAGCTTCAGCCTTTTCGGCATCACCGGCGTCTACCTGCTCCTCCTGACCATGGCCTGTTTCTTTATAATGTATTGTGTACGGATGCAGGTGAAGGACCGTCCACGCAAGCTGCTGCCCCATGTTTACGCACGCCTCAAGACCGACTTCTTCTCGTACGAGCGGTTCTTCAGCGCCGCCATCGCCATCGCCTGCTTCTATTTCCTGCTGGCCGTGTTTTCCAACTTCAAGCGCATGATCCCCCTTGTGGTTCCCTTCTATCTGGATACCGCCTTTTTCGAGCTGGACAGAATCATCCACTTCGGCATCGATCCATGGCGATTGCTGCAACCCATCCTCGGCTACCCGCTGGTCAGTTTCATCATCAACTTCCTTTACAACATCTGGCTCTTCATCATCATCATGGTTTTCTACTGGCAGGCCTTTGCCACAGACAACCGGCAATTGCGGATGCAGTATATCAGCGCATTCTTCCTGTGTTGGGTCCTGATCGGCACCGCGGCTGCCACCCTGCTCTCGTCTGCCGGACCATGCTTTTACGGCCAGATAGTCGAAGGACGGGACGTATACGCTCCGCTGATGGACTATCTGTACAAGGCCAACGAGACATTCCCCATCTGGGCACTCCAAATGCAGGAAACCCTGTTCACGAACTACGAAACGCGCCATGTCAGCCTGGTTTCGGGAATCACAGCCATGCCGAGCATGCATGTTTCCATTGCCGTGCTGATGGCTCTCCTTGGCTGGCGGGTCAACCGACTCGCGGGCTGGATCTTTACCATCTATTGCGGATTCATCATGATCGGCTCCATCCACCTCGGCTGGCATTATGCCGTAGACGGATATGTCTCACTGGTCATGACCATTGCCATTTGGCATCTATGCGGTTGGATATCCCGTCGCATGACTTCCGGGAGAGGCTGCACCTCCTCCCACCGACCCATTCACCCATAG
- a CDS encoding Flp family type IVb pilin, with the protein MLRLIQDESGATALEYGLIGALIAVVISGAVMSLGTQMRGIFSSISTAITTVVN; encoded by the coding sequence ATGTTACGGCTCATACAAGATGAAAGCGGTGCCACAGCTTTGGAATACGGCCTCATAGGCGCCTTGATCGCAGTGGTCATATCCGGCGCGGTCATGTCCCTTGGCACGCAGATGCGGGGCATCTTCAGTTCCATCTCAACTGCCATCACAACGGTAGTCAATTAA
- a CDS encoding Flp family type IVb pilin yields the protein MMTIKNLIMNEDGATALEYGLLAALIAAAIVGAVTTLGDVVSTTFSSIASSMTAATTSSP from the coding sequence ATGATGACCATCAAGAATCTGATCATGAATGAAGACGGCGCAACCGCTCTCGAATACGGCCTGCTCGCCGCCCTGATCGCAGCAGCTATCGTTGGCGCAGTTACCACTCTCGGTGACGTCGTATCCACCACCTTCAGCTCCATCGCGAGCAGCATGACCGCCGCTACCACTTCTAGCCCCTAG